The following coding sequences lie in one Maribacter forsetii DSM 18668 genomic window:
- a CDS encoding 4Fe-4S single cluster domain-containing protein, producing the protein MDIHISRVHYPVTTLGPGKRIGIWLQGCSIHCEGCISMDTWQFNINKVAINDLKQVLKAWLPQCDGITITGGEPFDQENALKELLVFLNSFNKNILVYSGYPFDVLKDKVLVQNGLIDVLISEPYDHKENQTKRLLGSDNQKVNFLTALGKSEFTTYLEQPIEKKLDIHITPETIWMAGIPIDGMNEITQASKENNVTLSHSQAVTKNK; encoded by the coding sequence ATGGATATTCATATATCTAGAGTGCACTATCCCGTTACAACACTAGGACCTGGAAAACGGATAGGTATTTGGCTGCAAGGCTGTTCAATTCATTGCGAAGGTTGTATTTCTATGGATACTTGGCAATTTAACATCAACAAAGTAGCTATTAATGATTTAAAGCAAGTTTTAAAAGCTTGGTTACCACAGTGTGACGGAATTACCATCACTGGTGGTGAACCTTTTGACCAAGAAAATGCACTAAAAGAACTACTTGTATTCTTAAATTCTTTCAACAAGAATATATTAGTGTATAGCGGCTATCCATTTGATGTGTTAAAGGATAAAGTTCTGGTGCAAAATGGATTGATAGATGTTCTAATTTCTGAGCCTTATGACCACAAAGAAAATCAGACCAAAAGGCTTCTTGGTAGTGACAATCAAAAAGTGAATTTTTTAACAGCGTTAGGAAAAAGTGAATTTACTACGTACTTAGAACAACCCATAGAGAAAAAACTAGATATTCATATAACCCCAGAGACTATATGGATGGCAGGCATACCCATAGACGGAATGAATGAGATAACTCAAGCAAGTAAAGAAAATAATGTAACCTTATCGCATAGTCAAGCAGTGACTAAAAATAAATAA
- a CDS encoding protein kinase domain-containing protein translates to MEFVRVCPACQSERPVQEMYCQNTVNDTTCSWLLMNVTQTPKGGKVEIENIPEVVNARHCTNGHEVQPNDFMCMECGADIETLSVPQENDNVKQIDEYKVVKTVQAERTTKECFIVKDAADKKYFLTLYFENSEPDKSIYKVLDKMDSDHIATLIKTGEWNGRFFEVSECIDGGSIDKLGYLELDKIEKLVDEVGRAIHDFSEAGIRHRDICPKNLLLRDSENFDVVIIDYSSARLSDYDLDTDTPIELTRYTAPEAIIGGISPASDWWSLGMIVLEHITKGAFFDNINDKAFMIHLITRGVDIPPSIDERILLLLKGLLYRDPVKRWNWEQVDKWLKNEEVLAPVEQHTTTTKKEKKITLGSESYTNVAFFALAAAEEEHWEEGLSLFNSGSLASWVSEVLGNDQKSAAVRNLRNKEDIALEWRYPLALMVLNESLPLTWRGQIVIPAWLMGNTKEAIKLVESQVPDYLASIQREKWLTQLKERKANIARKAKNQTIQLDNDKFLIYSLSSSRVKLKSELDFLRRLYPDAHNDGLSDVMSNLRVREEDMILVLSANRNQFITLEELLNKTKKLAKKHDLELNIPFYEACLVKYRLEIFEMLNNHLEGFSRCNNEALDRWADRFRIEKRLPIIPSVLCLSVPKNQWIAPPKHEYGSSLLRHFEKKVVYASSRGPLVRLIISKHSARIDLNELGTSLKTTEKLVQNILKRSTGTENVDPLAFNKNALLARRTRRMLLKAANFKRDTGLDSLFMGFPFLIAQQKMTHRPRIMPILLWPVHLDFSSRATTSLKISFDYTQGEVRLNPALANTLDPDSYKKIEKISREILGRQSLHSSEIIDAFSACFPAKSNELAAHPSVNFKRGEVGTELHPSAVFFNANFTGQAISEDLRLLQKLPHTGSSMEPILKISEPEIIEQVADSTENDRYTTMAIDPSQDNAVLKSRTAPGIVIEGPPGTGKSQTIVNIISDCIGRKEKVLVISQKRAAIQVILKRLQAVGLEKRALLITDLARDRQPIIQGIREQVAHYYSQPYNQNTLDNLAQKRENLGKKIDRIEANLDVLSHQIHLVDETSGLSYRNVLSELIDITSKEYIEVPELRMLFENSTRNKLNIHIEEISSLITDWVPSKYENNHLQNLQVTSFDSTTESVLTNDLKTFYEAEKERVQFIKETSGKLDTPNAAHYSEWLAIHKEVLLNVSKPQASQSQLWLDLLYDEFDNRSIGDDIHDKLLNLLAQVEQLISNYQDDRFAQYFDSLDDEKVLKLNKACATYLSTSSLKVLNPFYWLSKSQLKKVANKHNLQLTEKTVRELQTAVSHENNFRAYRNEYAQHLVKLKTNSLVIEEPRRLAVDIKSTARELEQASSLVRILRSCPAKEEARTVLETGNENGYTEFSVALESASKRYKNRQQSIEKLQVLEKWLTPESVSAFNGAIVQNDTDLDLMENIIADMTVFVPYQKFRIRFNDSPSKNKLIEIFAVLRNYEKEISSFSQEKWSTIIATSLHREGLLAWKQRIEKSYPSMLMAESEVLNKISDLEENLEAMKALNQNILALNYNFDDIDSQTAWNSITRLRGKNYKKLREFISEGEPLGLLELRPVWLMNPEVVSQALPLQAGMFDVVIFDEASQMLVDHAIPALYRGKRVIISGDEKQMPPTGFFTKKLEENDDELDQAELDEDHSEEELENYEDAWNKKEVKDSPDLLSLAKTVLPTTTLQIHYRSKYKALINFSNYAFYDAMLHIPAYHPKEEIAVVKPIEVLRVNGIYDEQTNVAEANTLIEYLAEHWALPEAERQSTGIVTFNKKQAELIEDTIEEYAAENATFGRALTIARNKQQDGEDMGFFVKNVENVQGDERDMILFSTTFGINPLGAFRRNFGALGHRGGERRLNVAITRARNKVVIATSMPTQAISDILSTGRLASKPRDYIQTYLNYAEIHSNEQIDIATKTLRLLSTGDHQQITKVRNDGFKNIVRAFVESLGYETVEDNENSVFYMDLAIRDKERGHFILGIECDAPYDSLLKQARYRELWRPKVLKRSIPHIHRTTSYQWLENTQEEQLKLKNAIELALIQNT, encoded by the coding sequence ATGGAATTTGTAAGAGTTTGTCCTGCTTGCCAAAGTGAACGCCCCGTTCAAGAAATGTACTGCCAAAATACAGTGAATGACACTACGTGTAGTTGGTTGCTCATGAACGTTACCCAAACACCAAAGGGGGGCAAGGTAGAAATTGAAAATATCCCTGAGGTTGTTAATGCACGCCACTGTACTAACGGACACGAAGTACAGCCAAACGATTTTATGTGTATGGAATGTGGCGCAGATATTGAAACGCTTTCCGTACCACAAGAAAATGATAATGTTAAGCAAATAGACGAATATAAAGTTGTAAAAACAGTACAAGCAGAACGCACTACCAAAGAATGTTTTATTGTTAAAGACGCAGCCGACAAAAAATACTTTCTCACCTTATATTTTGAAAATAGCGAGCCAGACAAAAGTATTTATAAGGTATTGGATAAAATGGATAGCGACCATATTGCCACACTTATAAAAACTGGCGAATGGAACGGTCGCTTTTTTGAAGTTTCCGAATGTATAGATGGTGGGTCCATAGATAAACTCGGTTACCTAGAGCTTGATAAAATTGAGAAATTAGTAGATGAAGTTGGCAGAGCAATACACGATTTTTCTGAGGCTGGTATTCGCCATCGCGATATCTGTCCTAAAAATCTACTGCTTAGAGATTCTGAAAATTTTGATGTTGTAATTATAGATTATAGTTCTGCACGTTTGTCTGATTATGATCTAGATACCGACACACCTATTGAACTCACAAGATATACCGCACCAGAAGCTATTATTGGTGGCATTAGTCCTGCTTCAGATTGGTGGAGTTTAGGTATGATCGTTCTTGAGCACATCACCAAAGGGGCTTTCTTTGACAATATCAATGACAAAGCCTTTATGATACATTTAATCACTAGGGGTGTGGATATTCCGCCTTCTATTGATGAGCGCATTTTACTTTTACTTAAGGGATTACTTTACAGAGACCCAGTTAAACGTTGGAATTGGGAACAGGTTGATAAATGGCTCAAAAATGAAGAGGTCTTAGCTCCTGTAGAACAGCATACAACAACTACAAAAAAAGAAAAGAAGATTACGTTAGGTTCTGAAAGCTACACCAATGTTGCTTTTTTTGCACTGGCCGCTGCTGAAGAAGAACATTGGGAAGAAGGCTTATCGCTTTTTAATTCTGGTTCTCTTGCAAGTTGGGTAAGTGAAGTACTTGGTAATGACCAAAAATCTGCTGCCGTACGTAATCTTAGAAACAAAGAAGACATTGCGCTAGAATGGCGCTACCCCCTAGCCTTAATGGTCTTAAACGAGTCATTACCGTTAACTTGGCGTGGACAGATCGTAATCCCGGCATGGCTAATGGGGAATACGAAAGAAGCTATCAAACTTGTTGAAAGCCAAGTGCCCGATTATCTTGCAAGTATCCAGCGAGAAAAGTGGCTTACACAACTTAAAGAAAGAAAAGCTAACATTGCGCGTAAAGCCAAAAATCAGACAATTCAATTAGACAACGATAAGTTTTTAATCTACAGCCTTAGTTCTTCTCGAGTTAAACTTAAATCTGAATTAGATTTCTTACGCCGACTCTACCCGGATGCTCATAATGACGGTCTCTCAGATGTTATGAGTAATCTACGTGTGCGGGAAGAAGATATGATACTTGTTTTAAGTGCCAACCGTAATCAGTTTATTACACTTGAAGAACTTTTAAACAAGACGAAAAAACTTGCAAAAAAGCATGATCTAGAACTCAATATTCCTTTTTATGAAGCATGCCTTGTAAAGTATAGATTAGAGATTTTTGAGATGCTCAACAACCATTTAGAAGGTTTCTCTCGCTGTAATAATGAAGCGCTAGATAGATGGGCAGATCGTTTTAGAATTGAAAAGCGATTGCCCATTATACCTTCCGTTTTGTGTCTTTCTGTACCCAAGAATCAATGGATTGCCCCACCAAAACATGAATACGGCTCTAGCTTGTTACGTCATTTTGAGAAAAAGGTTGTTTATGCCTCCTCTAGAGGACCGTTGGTTAGGTTAATCATATCAAAACACTCTGCTCGTATAGATTTAAATGAACTGGGTACAAGTTTAAAAACTACGGAAAAACTTGTTCAAAACATTCTTAAAAGGTCTACAGGTACTGAAAATGTAGACCCCTTGGCTTTCAATAAGAATGCACTATTAGCAAGACGCACTAGAAGAATGCTGCTTAAAGCTGCCAATTTTAAAAGAGATACGGGTCTAGATTCCCTGTTTATGGGTTTTCCTTTTTTGATCGCCCAACAGAAAATGACCCACAGGCCGCGCATAATGCCTATTTTATTATGGCCCGTTCATCTAGACTTTAGCTCACGGGCAACTACATCTTTGAAAATCAGTTTTGATTATACCCAAGGTGAAGTGAGACTGAACCCCGCCCTTGCTAATACATTAGATCCTGATAGTTACAAAAAAATAGAAAAAATAAGCCGTGAGATTCTTGGGAGACAATCGTTGCATAGTTCTGAAATTATAGATGCTTTTAGCGCATGTTTTCCTGCCAAGAGTAACGAGCTTGCCGCCCACCCTAGCGTTAATTTTAAAAGAGGTGAAGTTGGAACGGAGCTTCATCCATCTGCAGTATTCTTTAATGCAAATTTCACAGGTCAAGCAATTAGTGAAGACTTACGTTTATTACAAAAATTACCGCATACAGGTTCTTCAATGGAGCCTATCTTAAAAATTTCTGAACCTGAAATTATAGAACAGGTTGCCGATAGTACAGAAAACGACCGCTACACTACAATGGCAATTGACCCATCTCAAGATAATGCTGTACTAAAAAGTAGAACAGCTCCAGGTATTGTAATAGAAGGTCCACCGGGTACGGGGAAAAGTCAGACCATTGTAAATATTATTTCAGATTGTATTGGTCGTAAAGAAAAAGTATTGGTCATTTCTCAAAAAAGAGCTGCAATACAAGTTATTCTAAAAAGATTACAGGCTGTAGGTCTAGAAAAGAGAGCTTTGTTGATTACAGACTTAGCAAGAGACCGCCAACCCATAATACAAGGTATTCGAGAACAAGTAGCGCATTATTATTCTCAACCTTACAATCAAAATACATTAGATAACCTAGCTCAGAAACGCGAAAATTTAGGTAAAAAAATAGATCGAATAGAGGCTAATCTCGATGTACTATCGCATCAAATTCATCTTGTAGACGAAACTTCTGGTTTAAGCTATCGTAATGTACTTTCAGAATTAATTGATATTACTTCTAAAGAATACATTGAAGTTCCAGAGCTGAGAATGCTTTTTGAAAACAGCACTAGAAATAAGCTTAACATCCATATTGAAGAAATAAGTAGTTTAATAACAGACTGGGTTCCGTCTAAATATGAAAACAACCATCTTCAAAACCTTCAAGTCACTTCTTTTGACAGCACTACAGAAAGTGTATTGACCAATGACCTAAAGACCTTTTACGAAGCAGAGAAAGAGCGTGTACAATTCATTAAAGAAACCTCTGGAAAGTTAGACACCCCAAACGCTGCCCATTATAGTGAATGGTTAGCTATACATAAAGAGGTATTACTTAATGTATCAAAACCGCAGGCTTCTCAAAGTCAACTCTGGCTAGACCTTCTATATGATGAATTTGACAATCGCTCTATAGGAGATGATATTCATGATAAATTACTCAATTTATTAGCGCAAGTAGAACAGCTCATCTCTAATTATCAAGACGACCGATTCGCTCAATATTTTGATTCTTTAGATGATGAAAAAGTATTGAAATTAAATAAAGCTTGTGCTACCTACTTGAGCACTTCCAGTTTAAAAGTGCTCAATCCTTTCTATTGGCTATCTAAATCGCAACTTAAAAAAGTAGCGAATAAGCACAATCTTCAATTAACCGAAAAAACCGTTAGAGAATTACAAACTGCAGTAAGCCATGAGAACAATTTTAGAGCTTACCGTAATGAATATGCCCAACATCTGGTAAAGCTAAAAACCAATTCGCTCGTTATAGAAGAACCAAGACGACTAGCGGTAGACATAAAATCAACTGCGCGTGAACTTGAACAAGCCAGCTCATTAGTACGTATTTTAAGAAGCTGCCCAGCGAAAGAAGAAGCAAGAACAGTTTTAGAAACCGGAAATGAAAATGGGTATACAGAATTTTCAGTTGCTTTAGAAAGTGCCAGCAAACGTTATAAAAACAGGCAACAATCTATTGAAAAGTTACAGGTGCTAGAAAAATGGTTAACACCAGAATCCGTCTCAGCATTTAATGGTGCAATAGTGCAAAACGACACCGACCTAGACCTTATGGAGAATATCATTGCTGATATGACTGTTTTTGTTCCCTATCAAAAATTCAGAATACGCTTCAATGACAGTCCGTCTAAAAATAAGCTCATAGAAATATTCGCAGTTCTAAGAAACTACGAAAAAGAAATATCTAGTTTTTCTCAGGAAAAATGGTCAACTATCATTGCCACTTCACTACATCGTGAAGGTTTATTGGCTTGGAAGCAGCGTATAGAAAAGTCATACCCATCTATGCTTATGGCCGAGAGTGAGGTACTAAATAAAATTAGTGATCTAGAAGAAAATCTAGAGGCAATGAAAGCGCTTAATCAGAATATTTTAGCTTTAAACTATAATTTTGATGATATAGATTCGCAAACCGCATGGAACAGTATTACCAGATTAAGAGGTAAGAATTACAAAAAACTCCGTGAATTTATTTCGGAAGGTGAGCCTTTAGGTCTGTTAGAATTAAGACCTGTCTGGCTTATGAATCCAGAAGTGGTTTCTCAGGCATTACCGCTACAAGCCGGTATGTTCGATGTTGTTATTTTCGACGAGGCATCGCAAATGCTAGTGGATCATGCCATACCTGCACTTTATAGAGGAAAACGGGTGATAATAAGTGGTGATGAAAAACAAATGCCCCCAACAGGATTTTTCACTAAAAAATTAGAAGAGAATGATGATGAACTAGATCAGGCAGAACTTGACGAAGACCATTCTGAAGAGGAGCTTGAAAATTATGAGGATGCGTGGAATAAGAAAGAAGTAAAAGACAGTCCGGATCTTTTATCACTGGCTAAAACCGTTCTGCCTACCACTACCCTACAAATTCATTATCGATCAAAATACAAGGCGCTTATCAATTTTTCCAATTATGCATTCTATGACGCCATGCTTCATATTCCTGCATATCACCCTAAAGAAGAAATTGCCGTGGTGAAGCCTATTGAAGTTCTTCGTGTTAACGGAATCTATGACGAACAAACCAATGTTGCAGAAGCAAATACACTAATTGAATATTTAGCCGAACATTGGGCGCTACCCGAAGCTGAAAGACAAAGCACCGGTATTGTTACCTTCAATAAAAAACAAGCGGAGCTCATAGAAGATACTATTGAAGAATACGCTGCTGAAAATGCCACTTTTGGTCGTGCGCTTACCATAGCAAGAAATAAGCAGCAAGATGGAGAAGACATGGGCTTCTTTGTTAAAAATGTAGAAAATGTTCAAGGAGATGAGCGTGATATGATTTTGTTCAGTACCACTTTTGGTATTAATCCTTTAGGTGCTTTCCGTCGTAATTTTGGTGCACTAGGTCATCGGGGTGGTGAACGCCGTCTTAATGTGGCAATTACGAGAGCAAGAAACAAAGTGGTAATTGCCACCTCTATGCCTACCCAAGCAATTTCAGATATTTTGTCTACAGGTAGACTAGCCTCTAAACCACGGGACTATATACAAACCTATCTTAACTACGCGGAAATACACTCTAACGAGCAAATAGATATTGCTACCAAAACTTTACGTCTTTTATCCACTGGTGATCATCAGCAAATAACAAAAGTTAGAAATGACGGATTTAAAAATATCGTTAGAGCATTCGTTGAAAGCTTAGGGTATGAAACCGTAGAAGACAATGAGAATTCCGTATTCTATATGGACCTTGCCATTAGAGACAAAGAACGTGGTCATTTTATATTGGGTATAGAATGTGACGCCCCGTATGACAGTCTTTTAAAGCAGGCTCGTTATAGAGAATTGTGGCGACCTAAAGTTTTGAAAAGGTCCATTCCACATATTCACAGAACCACCTCTTATCAGTGGCTTGAGAATACGCAAGAGGAGCAATTAAAATTAAAAAACGCCATTGAATTGGCACTTATACAAAATACATGA
- a CDS encoding helix-turn-helix transcriptional regulator has translation MAINKNALIRYKTIDKCLQNTYRQWTLDDLIEACSDALYEYEGREINVSKRTVQMDIQLMRSDKLGYNAPIKVYDKKYYKYEEDEYSITDIPLTENDMNVLSETVEMLKQFKDFSLFSELGGIIQRLEDKVYTEKTHQASIIHLDKNENLKGLHWLDELYQAIQKKIVLTIEYQSFKAKQSGLIQFHPILLKEFNNRWFLIGKGAKSRGVVNLALDRIKSVDYNFVEPYIQEDFNADEFYKNVIGVTVNQGERAGNVKLWVHQRHAPYVETKPLHHSQCIEERNEDGSIVIGIKVKLNFELERIILGYGEAMKVMQPERLVKRLALRVNKAKKLYDVE, from the coding sequence ATGGCTATCAATAAAAATGCACTTATCCGTTATAAAACCATTGATAAATGTCTTCAGAATACATACCGTCAATGGACATTAGATGATTTGATCGAAGCTTGTTCAGATGCCTTGTATGAATATGAGGGTCGTGAAATCAATGTAAGTAAGCGTACCGTGCAAATGGATATTCAATTAATGCGAAGCGATAAGTTGGGTTATAATGCACCCATAAAAGTTTACGATAAAAAATATTACAAGTACGAGGAGGATGAGTATTCCATTACTGATATTCCTTTAACAGAAAATGATATGAACGTACTTTCGGAGACTGTAGAAATGCTAAAACAATTTAAAGACTTTTCATTGTTTTCTGAATTAGGGGGCATTATTCAACGTTTAGAAGATAAGGTGTACACAGAGAAAACACATCAAGCTTCAATCATTCACTTAGACAAAAACGAGAACTTAAAAGGGCTTCATTGGTTAGATGAATTGTACCAAGCAATTCAGAAGAAAATAGTATTAACAATAGAGTATCAATCATTTAAAGCAAAGCAGTCTGGGTTGATTCAGTTTCATCCTATATTATTAAAAGAATTCAATAATCGATGGTTTCTAATTGGGAAAGGAGCAAAATCTAGAGGGGTCGTTAATCTAGCTCTAGACCGTATTAAAAGTGTTGATTACAATTTTGTTGAGCCTTATATTCAAGAAGATTTTAATGCAGATGAATTTTATAAGAATGTAATTGGAGTAACTGTAAACCAAGGAGAAAGAGCAGGTAATGTAAAGTTGTGGGTGCATCAAAGGCATGCACCGTATGTTGAAACAAAACCCTTACATCATTCGCAATGCATTGAAGAAAGAAATGAAGACGGTAGCATAGTTATAGGTATTAAGGTCAAATTGAATTTTGAGTTAGAGCGAATTATACTGGGTTACGGAGAAGCTATGAAGGTTATGCAGCCAGAGCGTTTAGTCAAACGCCTTGCCCTACGAGTAAATAAAGCAAAGAAGTTGTATGATGTAGAGTAA
- a CDS encoding nucleotidyltransferase domain-containing protein translates to MMIHKLNNLAKNKKVDILFACESGSRAWGFASPDSDYDVRFVYTHPLDWYLSVSAKKDTIDIMDGDFDAVGWELRKKLRLLKKSNVPALEHLFSPISYIEESESIKELRAIAEDCFSPVACMYHYLSMSKKYEEKLTDEKVKLKSLFYALRTALAGKWILEHNTMPPVVFSKMLSLVKKGEEDEIRNLMVIKSENNESYLHSRNEKVIELITRVICTNEKYAKSLFGGNPDTDRIDSFLYKTLSK, encoded by the coding sequence ATGATGATACACAAACTAAACAATTTAGCAAAAAATAAAAAAGTAGATATCCTTTTTGCTTGCGAATCAGGTAGCAGAGCTTGGGGATTTGCATCACCAGATAGTGATTATGATGTTCGATTTGTTTACACTCATCCCCTAGACTGGTATCTATCTGTTTCAGCAAAAAAAGATACTATTGATATTATGGATGGTGATTTTGACGCTGTTGGTTGGGAACTTCGAAAGAAGCTGCGTCTTCTTAAAAAGTCTAACGTACCTGCTTTAGAACATCTATTTTCTCCTATAAGTTATATTGAGGAAAGTGAATCTATAAAAGAACTTAGAGCCATAGCTGAAGATTGCTTTTCTCCAGTAGCTTGTATGTACCATTATTTAAGTATGAGCAAAAAATATGAAGAAAAACTAACGGATGAAAAAGTAAAACTAAAGAGTTTGTTTTATGCATTACGAACAGCTTTGGCGGGTAAATGGATACTAGAACATAATACAATGCCACCAGTTGTTTTTAGTAAAATGCTATCTCTAGTTAAAAAGGGTGAAGAAGATGAAATAAGAAATTTGATGGTTATAAAATCAGAGAATAATGAAAGTTATCTGCATTCTAGAAATGAAAAGGTCATAGAACTGATAACAAGAGTCATTTGTACTAACGAGAAGTACGCAAAATCACTTTTTGGCGGAAACCCTGATACAGATAGAATAGATAGTTTTTTATATAAAACCTTGAGCAAATGA
- a CDS encoding nucleotidyltransferase domain-containing protein — protein MKTIEELKASGNIIFECISGSRAYGLATPTSDTDIRGVFILPKEKYYSLEYVGQINNETNDIVYYELKKFVELLSKNNPNILELLSAPEDCVLLKHPIYDTLKSKYFLSKLCKDTFANYAFTQIKKARGLKKKIVNPVEKERKSVTDFCFVRKEKRSVPLHTFLETEDLDATRCGLAKISHMKDCYNLFDNAYMKYSGIARENANEVCLSSIPKSEVPVAILYFNRDGYSSYCKKYKEYWSWVEKRNEDRYKSNISHNKNYDAKNMMHTFRLLHMAKEIGKDSRINIKRTERDFLLSIKNAEFEYEELVKRAEKLRLELDDIYEKSSLMERPDLDTINKLLVEIREQFYKQFNYAK, from the coding sequence ATGAAAACAATAGAAGAACTAAAAGCTTCAGGAAATATCATATTTGAATGTATAAGCGGCAGTAGAGCATACGGACTTGCTACCCCTACCTCGGATACGGATATTCGTGGAGTTTTTATATTGCCAAAAGAAAAGTACTATTCATTAGAATATGTGGGTCAAATAAATAACGAGACGAATGATATTGTTTATTATGAGCTCAAGAAATTCGTGGAACTTCTTTCAAAAAACAATCCTAATATTCTTGAACTTTTAAGTGCACCAGAAGATTGTGTTCTTTTAAAACATCCTATATATGATACGCTTAAATCTAAATACTTCCTTTCAAAATTGTGCAAGGACACTTTTGCCAATTATGCATTTACTCAAATAAAAAAGGCAAGAGGGTTAAAGAAAAAAATAGTAAACCCAGTAGAAAAAGAACGAAAATCTGTTACTGATTTTTGCTTTGTTCGAAAAGAAAAACGTTCGGTGCCTTTGCATACATTTTTAGAAACTGAAGACCTCGATGCAACCCGTTGCGGATTGGCAAAAATAAGCCACATGAAAGACTGTTACAATCTATTCGATAATGCTTATATGAAGTATAGTGGAATCGCCCGAGAAAATGCGAATGAAGTCTGTCTGAGTTCTATTCCTAAATCAGAGGTGCCAGTAGCTATTCTATATTTTAATAGAGATGGGTATTCATCCTATTGTAAAAAATATAAAGAATATTGGTCTTGGGTAGAAAAAAGAAATGAAGATCGATACAAAAGCAATATCTCACATAATAAAAACTACGATGCCAAAAATATGATGCATACTTTTCGATTATTGCATATGGCGAAAGAAATTGGGAAAGATAGTAGAATCAATATTAAAAGAACAGAAAGAGACTTTCTTTTGTCCATAAAGAACGCTGAATTCGAATATGAAGAGCTAGTTAAAAGGGCAGAAAAGTTAAGATTGGAATTAGATGATATCTATGAAAAATCAAGCCTTATGGAAAGACCTGATTTGGATACGATAAACAAATTATTAGTAGAAATAAGAGAACAATTCTATAAACAATTCAACTACGCAAAATAA